The following is a genomic window from Capnocytophaga stomatis.
TTCGTATTTAAAACCAAAAATCGCTTTCCTTGAGATTTCAGTGTTAAATCAAAAAACCAATCGGATAATTTATTATGACGTATGGAACCATCAAACAAAGCTTGGGTTTTGAAAGCTGTATCGGTAAGTGTCCAATTTTCAAGCTCAAAAGTTTGATTATTGACTTTTATCTTTGCATTATCCTGAAAATCAGCATTCAAATTCAAATACGTGATTCCCATTCCTCCTTTATGAATTGAAAGTTCTCCGTCCATTTTCGGATTTTCGATTTTCCCTTTTATATCAATCCCTCCTGAAAGCCAACCTCTTAAGTCGAATAAAATTCCTTCTGCAAACGGATTAAAAGGTGCTAAGTTAAAATCGTGAAATTTGGCTTTCAAATCCAATAAAGTTCCTTCTTTCCCGTCCAAATTTATTTTTCCTCCCATTTGGAAACCTCGCGTTTTTCCATTAACAAAATGAGCGGAAACATCGAAGGACGATAAATCATCATTCCCGAAAATGCTCGCTTCCAAATCACCATAATCGTATCCATTCAAACGAAAATACCGAATAAACAAATCAGATGACGGATAAAATAACTTACCTTTCTGAACCAGAGACAAATGCCCGTGCATCGTTCCCCTCAAATCCAACCCTTTCATTTCGGGCGTAATTTTTTCCAGCGAAACGTTATTAGCTACAATATGAATGTTTTTGTAATCGTTTTTGGTTACTATTCCACTCAAATTGATATGCTGATTGCGGTGAGCCATTCTGAAATTATCAATTTTGATAGTGTCAGCGGTACGATTGATGATAATTTTGTTTTGCTTATCAGAATTATCTCGATTGATAAACCAAGCACTTTCTTTGAAATTGAATAAGGATTTCTTCAATCCAATTATGGATTCTTGTTTTTCGTTAAGTGTATGATAGAAATTCAATTCGTAAACATCTTTCCCTGTGTCTCCTCCTTTGAATTCTGTTCGGAAGAAAAGCGTATCTTTAATTGTTGCGTTGATTAAGTTAAAATCACTTATGGTGTACATTCCCAAATCCACTTTTTCTACCTCGAAGAAGGCATTGTAAAGCGGATTTTTATTATCAATTCGCAAATCAACATTATCTATCTGATAATCATATGCATTAATATCAGGAGATTTTAATTGCATTTTAAAACTTCCTTCATCGGCAACTATTTTCCCTTTCAATATTGTATTTTTACCGATTTTGACTTTAGGAACAAAAACCTCAATTATCTTGTTATATATGTTAAAATTAAAATCAATATACTGATTTTCAGTTATTTTATAAGGCTTATAATGTGCGTAAATACTTCCAAAGGCATTCTGCAGAATTTTTTTAGCTTCTGCCATTTTGAATTTCCCTTCTACTTTTCCGCTGATAATATCGGGTGAATTGATAGTGATTTTCTTTACTCCTTCCTTTGAAATTGTGGAAGTTACCTCAAAATCATCAAAAGAAAATACATCGGCAGAATTGGTATATTGTGCATTTTTAAAGCTTATCGTACCAACAATATCATCCAAATTATTTCCCTGAATATCAAAGACAATGCTTCCCTTCAGCTTTGAAATTGAATCCGATTCCATAAACTTGAGAGCGTGCAAATCTGCTACGTCAATATTGGCTTGAAAATCAAATTTTGAATTATTCTTTGAAAAGTCCGCCAGACCACTAAAATTCATCTTCAGATTTATGTCATTGGCAGAAATTCTTCCGTTAAAAACCTTGTTTTTGAACTCTCCATCAACTGAAATATTTTTATAATCATATCCATTGTAATGAAATGATTCTGCTTTTCCGTATGCTTGCATTTTTAAAGAAGCCAAGTCAAATCCGCTTCCTTTTACAGTCATATGTGCGGTTAATTTACCAAAAGAACGGTCTGCAAGCAAAGCCCCGAAATCAAGCCCTTGCGTTGCTACCGTTCCCTTGTATATCATATCGTTAATATTTTCCAAATTGTCGAGCATTCCGTCAAGAGATGCATTTCCTTTGTTGGAACGTAATTCCAAATTTGCCTCCAAAGCCGAAGTTGTGTATAAAAGGTCACCGTGAACCGAAAACATTTCCAGACGCTGCACTTCAGATGGGATATTTTGCCCCAATTGCACAGGCATTAACGTCGCCAAATCATTGTAAATGGACTCCAAATAAACATCTTTTCCCTTTACAATAATTTTTTTCTGGTCATCAAGCAAATTTTTGAAATTAAAATTACCTTCGATAATGGTATTCTGATAAGCGATTTCGCCTTCAGATACTTTGAGGTCATTCAAAACCCCTTGAATTGATAAATTTTTAATATTCAGAGTTTTACCCACTCCAAATGCATTGTAAAAAGTATTCAAATCCGTAGTTTCCAAACTTGCTTTTGAAATCTTGGCATCAAAAAGAACCCTATTTTCAAAATCATCGAAACCATCTTCAGTAGGAAACAATTTTACATATCCTTCGAGTGATGATTTATCAGTTTCAAAAACTAAATTATCAACACTCATAAGTGAATCTGTGAAAGCAAAATTTGTTTCTAAGTTTTTCACATACAGATTTTTATCATACACAAAATTGGCTTTTTGAACATCAAAAAACACCTCCGAATCAAGAACTTTAAAATCTTTCAGGTTGATATTCAAATTTTCTACCTTAATAATAGAAGGGTCTTCTTTATTTTCGTCTGAAATGTAACAATTGCTATTTGTCAGATTAACGGACTTGGCTTTCATTATAAAGCCCCCAGAGCTTGGCTTACCCGAATCGAACTTGGAAACAAAGACATCCAAATTGGAAATTGTGTCTCCCTTATGAGTTTTCATATTGAAAATCAATCCATCAGCTTCAACCTTTCCAAAGTACAAATTCCCTTCTGTAAGTTGCCTGAAATTCAAAATGGAAGTCTGCAACTCTTTCGCGGCGATTAAAGTATCTTTTTTGAAATCGTTGATTAGCAATTGTTTTACGGCTACATTTCCGTTAATTTTTAAATGTACTTTTTCTATTTGTATATCTACATCGTAGTCTTTATTAAGCCAATTTACTACCTTTTTAGCTATAAACGTCTGAGTTACAGGTAAAGCCAAAAGCACAGCAATTACTCCCAAAATTAGGAGAGTAATCCATATAAATCGAAATAATATTTTACCAAATCTTTTGATTCTGAGCATCAAAAATTTCTTTTATCAATTATGTGTTAGAGACCGCAAATTTAGATTTATTCTTTAACAGGTACAAGTTTTTTTTTAAGTATTTGCAAATCTATTGATTAAGTTTTGAAATTTTTAAACCTTACAAGAAATTTGAATCCTCAGATGTAGAATACATTTAAGTTGTTATCGTCAAAAAGTCACAGAACTTTGGTTTTATTGACACATTTCTGGAAGAATAATAAAAATTCACTTCAATTCAAGATTTTGTTCTTTAATAAATTTTAAAATTTGTAAATCAGATATTTAGAACTTTTATGAATAAAAAAACAACAAAAAATAATGTAACAAATCATTTTCATAAAAGTTGATCCTTTTCCAGCTTATTAGTAAACAGAAAGACTCAAAAATATACAAGCGAAAAATTGGTTTTTAACTTTATATTTCGTACATTTGTGCTCCTTAATTTTTAAGGGTATAACAAAAAAACATCTAAAAAACTCAAAAATCACAAAAAAATACAACTAAAAAATATATTTAACAAAGAAATACGCAAAACAAAAACACAAAAAAACAAAGAATTATTAATTTAAAGACGTAGATATGATAAACTTATTAAGAAAATCTGGACGTACAGGTACGAGATGGATTTTGCTTGCGTTGCTTACACAAGGTTTTTGGACAGTCTCTGCCTCTGAAAAAATTGAGGCTACATCCACAAACATTCTTGTTCAACAGCAAACAAAAAAAGTCAGCGGTACTGTAGCCGATGCTTCTGGTGTTCCTCTACCAGGAGTTAGTGTTTTGGTAAAAGGCACAAGCGTTGGGGTGGCTACTGACTTCGATGGTAACTTTGAAATTAATGTTCCTGAGGACAAAACTGATTTGGTGTTCTCATACATCGGGTTCAAGGAACAAACTGTTAAAGTTACCAAATCGCAATCAGGTTTGAAAATTGTTCTGCAAGAAGAAGTTATGGAACTTGAAGGTACCGTGGTTACAGCCTTGGGTATCAAACGACAAGAAAAAGCCCTGAGCTACAACGTACAACAAGTAAAATCAGAAGAGCTTACTCGTGTAAAAGATGCTAACTTCGTAAACAGCCTTAACGGTAAAGTTGCTGGGGTTAATATCCAAAAGAGTTCTTCCGGGGTTGGAGGACAAACTAAAGTGGTAATGCGAGGAGCAAAATCTATTTTGGGGGGAAACAACGTTCTTTACGTAATTGATGGTGTTCCTATGGGAGAAAACACTAACAGAGAGCGTGGTGACCAAAGATTTGGAACGCCTGCTTCTTCAGAAGGAATTGCGGACTTCAACTCTGAAGATATCGAAAGTATTTCCGTGCTTACAGGTCCTTCGGCAGCAGCGTTGTATGGTGCTGCGGCTGCTAATGGTGTTATCTTGATTAACACTAAAAAAGGGAAAGAAGGAAAAATGAAAGTAAATCTTTCTTCTTCAGTGGAGTTTTCAAACCCACTTATTTTACCTGAATTCCAAAATACGTACGGAACGAGTGATTCATTCTTTTCTTGGGGAAATAAATTAGATACTCCTTCTTCTCTTGACCCTAAGAAATTTTTCAATGTAGGAACAACTTATAACAATGCATTGAATTTTTCTGTAGGAAATAAGCAAAATCAAACTTTTGTTTCTGCTTCTTCCATCACTTCGGAAGGTATCGTTTCTAACAACCAATACAGAAGACACAATGTGCTTATCCGTAACACGTCATCTTTCTTGGATGATAAGTTAGAATTGGATGTATCGGCAAGCTATGTTCGTCAATTTGAGAAGAATATGATTTCATTTGGAGAATATTTCAACCCAATAGTAGGTGTTTATTTATTCCCAAGAGGAGAAAACTTTGAATGGATGAAATCATTTGAATTGTACGATATAGAAAAAGGGTACAACGCTATCCAGAATCGTATCCCCGGAGATTTAGGAAAAGACGTTCAAAATCCTTATTGGATAATGTACAGAAATATTCGTCCAAAAGTAAGAGACCGTTATATGTTCTCAGGGCAGTTGAAGTACAACATCTTGAAAAACTTGAACATAGCCGGGCGTGTACGTTTGGATAATACGTATTCAAAATCAGAAGACAAACGATATGCAGGTACTTTGGGAGCTTTTGCGAAAGAAAAAGGACGATACGCATATTCACAAGGAACATTCAAGCAAAAATATGCAGACTTGATTATGAATTATAACACAAGTTTTGCAGATGATTTCAACTTGGTTGTGAACGCAGGTACTTCATTTGAGGATTATGACAATAAAGGCAAATCATACAGAGGTGAAATAAAACACATTGCCAACAAGTTCTTTATTGCTAACACTGATACAAGTACAGCGGTAGTTTCTGATGAAGGAGGAAACGACAGACGTAGAAATATTGCAGTTTTTGCATCTGCAGAATTAGGATGGAAATCAGCTCTTTACTTAACTCTTACAGGGCGTAATGACTGGGCTTCTCAGTTGGTAAACAGTGACGAAGAAAGCATATTCTATCCATCAGTAGGGGTTTCTGCTGTTATTACGGAGTTATTATCTCCCGAGACAAAAAACAAGTTATACCCATATTTAGGCTTTGCTAAGGTAAGAGCTTCATTTACAGAGGTAGGTTCTCCTATCAGCGTGACAGGAATTACTCCGGGAACAATTACCAAAAAAATTGAAGGAGGAAGCATAAAGGCAAATGATTTTTATCCATTAACAGCACCTTTAAAAGCTGAAAGAACTCGCTCTTATGAAGTAGGTATCAGCACAAAATGGTTGAAAAACAGACTTTCTTTAGATGTAACAGCCTACAAATCTAACACTTACAATCAGTTGTTGTTGGCCGGATTACCAAAAAGTTCTGGATATCAAACAATGTATGTTCAAGCAGGGAATGTGGAAAACAAAGGTTTGGAAATTGCCTTAGGATACAATCAGGAAGTGACAGATTTCAACTTTGGTACGAACGTCACTGCTACAGCAAACCAAAACAAGATTATCCGATTGGCTTCAGGAATTCCTAACCCGTTTGATGCTTCTTCTCCGATTGATATAACGGAAATGACCGTAGGTAATTTCTATTTAAGAGAAGGAGGTAGCATAGGAGATATTTATGCAAACGATTGGATTAAAAGAGACCAATACGGATTGGTTGATATTTCAAGCGGAACAATTGCTACTGAGGCAACTGAGCCTTATATGTTAGGGTCTGTAAATCCTGATTGGTTATTAGGATGGCAAGGAAACTTAGGATACAAAAATCTATCTTTAAATTTCTTGTTCAAAGCCAGATTAGGCGGAGTTGTAGTATCAAAAACTCAACAAGCTTTGGATTACTACGGGGTTTCAAAAGCAAGTGCCGATGCACGTGATTTAGGATATGCTCAATTAGGAAGCTTCAAAGTAGATCCAAGAGCTTACTACAATGCAATCAACACATTAGATGCTTATTATACTTATTCGGCTACGAATGTTCGTCTGCAAGAAGTGAGCCTTACATACAGTTTCCCTAAACAAGCATTGGGCAAAACATTCTCTGATTTGAGTATCTCATTGATAGGGAATAACTTATGGATGATTTATAACAAAGCCCCTTTCGATCCTGAATTGGCTTCAACTACAGGTACATTTGGTCAAGGATATGATTATTTTATGCTTCCAAGTTTAAGAAGCTACGGATTAAGTATAAAAATGGGATTTTAATTTAATAAAAGTAGAAAAATGAAAAAAATAATATTCGCATCTTTACTGCTTTCGGCTGCAGTTGGGTGTACATCTGATTTTGAGGAAATAAACACAAACGTTTATGGAGTTACAAAATCTGATGAGGCAAAAGACGGTATTTCATACGGAGCTCCTTTTGTGAAAATGCAACAATTGGTAATTCCTATAGGACCTCCTGAGGCAACCACCGGACCGGGTAATGCCCTACAAAATACCGATTTGATTTCATCAGGAAACTACATTGGTTATTTCGGAAATAACAACAACTGGGGATTCAGAATAGAACCTTCTTGGAACTTTGAAAAAGGCAGGATGAACTACGCATACGAGAATTTTTATTCTAATTTCTTCCAACAATGGGTTGAAGTAAAAAAAGCCCTTGGCGATTCGGAGGATTTGCGTGATAAACAGATAGTTGCATTAGCAGATATCTTAAAAGTAACTGCTTGGCTTAGAGCTACTGACGTTTTTGGTCCTATACCTTACACTTCGGCAGGAAACGGCGATATCAAACCTAAATTAGACAGCCAAAAAGAGGTTTATTATGCAATGCTTTCCGATTTGGAAAAGTCATTGGCAGTTATTAGCTCAGGCGGAAATATCCTTTCTTCTTATGACAATGTATATAACGGAGATTTATCAAAATGGGCGAAGTTTGCTAATTCTTTGATGTTGCGAATCGCTGTCAGAATGCATTTTAATGACCCACAAAAAGCCTCTGAATACGTGGCAAAAGCACTTACAGGAGGTGTAATGGCAGATGTTTCGGATGAGGCAAAAATGGGAAGCACAAGCAAAATGAAGTTATTAAACCCAATGATGGCTTCGGTAGAGGAATATGCTGAAACTCGTATGGGATTCACCATATGGTACTACTTAGCTGTATATGATGACCCTCGAATTGAAAAATATTTCACAAAAGGCGAATACAACGGAAGAGAGAGTTACTACGCCGTTGTTCCTACATCAGACAGAGCTAAACAAACAGGAGAAAATACAGCTGAATTTGCCTCTAAACCCAAAATTAACGAAAGTACGCCTGTTTACTGGATGCGTGCTTCCGAAATCCTATTCTTAAAAGCAGAAGCAGCTTTATATAGCTTAGGAGGATTAACTCCGACACAAGCTAAAGATTTTTACGAAGAGGGAGTGAAAATGTCGTTTGCAGAAAACGGGCTTCCTCTTGCTGATGCAGAAGCGTACTTGCAGAAAGAAGCTAAACATCAAGCCATTCCTGGAAATTGGTATGTTAGCTATACAGCAGATATTTCTGAAAACAACGTTTCTCCTAACTGGGAACACCGTTCAGGAAGTCGTACATTACAGGAACAACAGCTTCAAAAAATCATCACTCAGAAGTATTTGGCTATGTATCCTAACGCTGTGGAGGCTTGGACAGAGTACCGAAGAACAGGTTATCCGCTTATATTAAAATACAAAGACACAGACGCTCCTGCCAGAATTAACTGCCCTGATTGCTTTACCCCTGAGCGTTTCAAATATTCAGAAGATGAATACCTGAAAAACCCGAATTTAGCGGAATTGCCGTCGCTTTTGGGAGGAGAAGACCAAGGAGGAACAAAACTATGGTGGGTACGTCCTAACAGACCACAACAACGATAAAAGTTTAATAAAAAAAAAGTAATGATGAAACTACATAAAATAATTTTAGGAACACTTGTTACGGCGGTTTCTGCGGTAGGTTGCCAGAAATGGACAGAAACCGAGCGTATTACCTTTGACAATCAAAACGTGGATAAGGTAGTACACCTGATGGAAGCCGAAACAGAGGAGGACTTAAATCCTCACGTAAGAGAATATTACAAAAAAATCCGTGAGGAATACCGAAACAAACCCCGCGTGAAGGGATTTGGTTGGTTCGGGAATTGGTCAGGTAAGGGAGATAATCCTCAGAATTACCTACGAGCATTGCCTGATAGTGTTGATTTCGTGTCTCTTTGGGGAACACGAGGGGCTCTTTCCAGTGAACAGAAAAAAGACCTCAAATTCTTCCAAGACGTAAAAGGAGGAAAAGCCCTTTTGTGTTGGATTGTAGAAGACCTTGGTGGTCCATTAACTCCCGTTGGTAAAGAAAGAATGCAATATTGGGTAAATGAAAAAGGTGGAGGAAATTTCAATGAAGGAGTAAGAGCCTATGCAAATGCGATTGCTGACACTATTGAAAAATACAATCTTGATGGATTTGATATTGACTATGAGCCAGGATATGGGCACTATGGAGATTTAGCAAATGATGACACCATTGAAGGAGATCACCCAATGCAGATATTTATTGAGACACTTAGTGGCAGGCTTCGTCCGAAAGGAAGAATGCTTGTAATGGATGGAGAGCCTTATCTTCTTTCAACAGAGACTTCCAAACTAATTGACCATTACATCTATCAGGCATATTGGGAGTCAGGAACAAATTCCGTAATAAGAAAAATTACAATGCCTCATTTGGTTGACTGGGAAAGGAAAACCATCATTACTGTTGAGTTTGAGCAGGGTTGGAGAACGGGAGGCATCAGGTATTATTACAGTACCCATCCTGAAATCCAAAAAATTAGGGAAGGGAAACAAATTTTGGACTATTCCGTAATGGACTTGCCAAGCGGAAAACGTATAGGCGGTATCGGAACGTACCATATGGAGTACGATTATGCTAACAAACCAGAGTACAAATGGTTACGCAAGGCTTTGTATTACGGGAATCAAAAATATCCAGGTAATTTTCAATAATATTTAAAAATGAATTTACGTATGAAAAAAATAATATGGTGCCTCGGGCTACTGATGATTTCATCGTGCCAAGAAGAATTATACGAGGACGAAACAAAAAAATTCTTGACCGCTCAGGCTGTTTATTTGGAAACCAATGACCCTGTGCTTAAATATTCGTTAAAAGAGGCTCATTCTGAGGAGGTTGCTATATCGGTTCGTGCTGTAACGCCTTTGGATAGAGAGACAAGCATTTCCGTAATGGCTGCCGATAAGGCTCAGTTAGACAAGTATAACAGTAAAAACAATACGGAGTATACGCTTCTCCCAACTTCTATGTATTCTGTTTCAAATCAGGTTACAATGAAAAAAGGAGAGCTTGTAGGAAAAATCATTCTCAAAATTAATCAGGTTAATTTTGGAGATAAAGAAGCTTATGCTCTTCCTGTGAAAATCACATCAGGGAATCCTGCTTCGGTTCAAGGGCGTGATAATGCTATATTGATTATAGAAAAGGAATTGGAGCCGATTGTAACCAAAGTGTACCGTATGGGCGGATATGAAGCGAGCGTTTCCAATGCTTTTGGAGGTTCAGACATTTCAGTAGAGCAATGGACTTTGGAAGCAATGGTTAATCGTTCGAGATACAACGCTGCCAATCGCTCAATAGGCGGAACCAAGAGTGCTGACGGTAATCCTAAAAATGAGATATTTACCCGATTTGGGGACGTAACCATTGATCCTAATCAATTGCAGATAAAAACGGGAGCTTCGCAGATAGACATACCCAAAGATAAGTTTGCCGCAAAACCTGATGAATGGTACTCTTTGGCGTTTACCTACGACGGAAAAACAACACGAGTTTTCGTAAATGGAGAAGAGGTTGCCGCAAGGGAAATCCGTGACGGAGCATACACCCTCAACGGACTTTGGATAGGTGGAGCAAATGAACTGATAAGAGAGGTACGCTTCTGGAAAAGAGCCGTTCCAGCCAAAGAATTGAAGGAAAATTATTGGAAAGTGCTTGACCCCAAAAAAGCAGAAGGATTGTTGTTCTACTATCCGCTAAATGGTAAAAAATACGACCACGATACGGGCGAAATTACCGAAGATGAAAGCAAAATATGGGATTGGTCACCTACAAAAGCTCATATGAATAGACCTCAGAGCTCAAGATTTGATGATAATGGGGGGCAAAACTATATTTTCTATCCTCCTAAAAAATAATTAACTTTTTGTCAAGAGTTTAAAGCTACTGCAAACTTGATTTGGTTTGTAGTAGCTTTTTCTTTTTTATCTCTTTAGATATTTTATTTCACCAAAATACAATTGAAAGATTTATATTTTTCTACAAATCAATAAGTTTGTTTTTTGAAGATTTTTTCAAATTGGCAGAAAACCTAAAAAGGTTAAAAAATATTTATATGTATTTATGTTTGACAAAAATCATTAAGACATCTTTAACCATTTATTTAACAAATTATAATTCAAATAATTAAAACTGATATACAAGAAAAATATAGAATATTTTGATTGTTAATAATATCTTTTGAAATTAGTAATAATAAAATTTTCTCATAAAAATTTAAAAAAATATATATAAAAGATTGTTTTTTATTTTTAGATGCCGTACATTTGTTATCATATTTTTTTTAAGGGTTTCACAAAAAAAACAAAGAAAATCGCCTTGGAGTTAAAAACACAAATCTAAAAACCAAACAAAACTAACAATAATTCAAAACTTTAACAATAAAATTATTAATTTAAAGACGTAGATATGATAAACTTATTAAGAAAATCTGGACGTGCAGGTACGAGATGGATTTTGCTTGCGTTGCTTACACAAGGTTTTTGGACAGTCTCTGCCTCTGAAAAAATTGAGGCTACATCCACAGACATTCTTGTTCAACAGCAAACAAAAAAAGTCAGCGGTACCGTAACTGATGCTTCTGGTGTTCCTCTACCGGGAGTTAGTGTTTTGGTAAAAGGTACAAGCGTTGGAGTAGCTACCGACTTCGATGGTAACTTTGAAATCAATGTTCCTGAGGACAAAACCGACTTGGTGTTCTCATACATCGGGTTCAAAGAGCAAACTATCAAAGTTAGCAAATCACAATCAGGTTTGAAAATTGTTTTGCAAGAGGAAGTTATGGAACTTGAAGGTACTGTGGTTACAGCCTTGGGTATCAAACGACAAGAAAAAGCCCTGAGCTACAACGTACAACAAGTAAAATCAGATGACCTTACTAAGGTAAAAGAAACCAACATCGTAAATAGCCTTAACGGTAAGGTTGCCGGGGTAAACATCCAACGAAGCTCTTCAGGAGTTGGAGGTGCAACCAAAGTAGTAATGCGTGGTTTGAAATCATTGGACGGAAACAATGGGGTGCTTTACGTGATTGATGGGGTGCCTATGTTTAACAGACAAAAAGACGGAGCTGGTGCATTCGGTCGTCCTGCCGGAGGTGAAAGTATTGCCGACCTGAATCCGGAAGATGTTGAAAGTATCAACGTTCTTACAGGTCCTTCAGCGGCTGCCTTGTACGGTAGTGAAGCGGCAAACGGAGTTATCCTAATCAACACCAAAAAAGGTAAAGAAGGTAAGATGGAAGTAAATCTTTCAAGCAGTGTTGAACTTGTAACTCCAACTCTTCTGCCTGATTTACAAGACACTTACGGCAGTGTTGGACAAAAAAGCTGGGGTGCTAAGCTTGATGCCCCATCGGGTTACAATCCTGCGAAATTCTTCAATACGGGAACAAATATAACCAATGCAGTAACACTTTCTACAGGTACAAAACAAAATCAAACATTTGTTTCGATGGCACAAACCAATAGCGGTGGAGTTATCCCAAATAATGATTACTATCGTTACAATGTGAATGTAAGAAATACATCTTCTTTCTTAAATGACAAATTACATTTGGACGTTAGCGGAAGTTTCATACGTCAAGGAAATCGTAATATGATTTCAGGAGGTGGATATTTCAACCCTCTTGTGGCTCTTTATCTTATGCCAAGAAGTGTTGACTATCGTGATGTAGAAATTTACGAACGTTACAATGCTGAGCGTGGTATTTATGAAAAATATCAGCCATATCCTGAACAAGTAGGAAGCTACTTTTCTGAAAACCCTTATTGGGTAGTTAACCGAGAGCTATTCTTGTTTAACAAAAAACGTTATATGATGTCTGCATCATTAAAATATGATATTTTGGACTGGTTGAACATCACAGGACGTGTTCGTTTGGACAATGACTATGGCGTTAACGAAGAGAAATTCTATGCAAGTACAACTAACTTCTTGGTGGGTTGGGCTACTGAATTAGGTCCGCACAACAAAGGTAGATACTCAATCAACAACTCAAAAGATGAGCAAACCTATGCGGATATTATGTTAAATGCGAATAAGAGCTTTGGTGAGGATTTCAGCCTAACTGCCAACTTAGGAGCAAGTTACAATGACCGTTATAGCACCAGCGTTGGAGGTAGTGGAATTCTTATAAACGTTCCGAACCTTTTCTCAGCAGCGAATTTTGCATCACAACATTCCGGCGTGGGACAATCATACGGGCGTAATAAAAACGTAGCTATTTTTGCCAGTGCGGAGTTAGGATATAAAGGTATGCTTTACCTTTCATTAACAGGACGTAACGACTGGTCTTCACAGTTAGTCAATTCAAAAGAGCCTTCTTTCTTCTATCCATCAGTGGGGCTTTCAGGTGTGATTACAGAAATGACAAAACTTCCTGATTTTGTGGATTACCTTAAAGTCAGAGGTTCTTACACCGAAGTAGGGTCACCTATCAGCAAAACCGGTCTTACTCCCGGAACCATCACACATAGCTTGAATTCAAGTGGTTTAATTGCTAACAGAGTTTATCCTTATCCGGAATTTAAAGCTGAAAGAACTCGCTCTTTGGAATTTGGTTTGAATGGTAAATTTTTCAACAATTCACTTTCTCTTGATTTAACACTTTATAAATCAAATACATTTAACCAATTCTTTGAACAAGAATTATCAGCTTCGTCTGCTTATTCAAAATTCTATTTACAAGCAGGAAATGTTGAAAACAGAGGAGTTGAGTTGGCTTTAGGAT
Proteins encoded in this region:
- a CDS encoding DUF1735 and LamG domain-containing protein — translated: MKKIIWCLGLLMISSCQEELYEDETKKFLTAQAVYLETNDPVLKYSLKEAHSEEVAISVRAVTPLDRETSISVMAADKAQLDKYNSKNNTEYTLLPTSMYSVSNQVTMKKGELVGKIILKINQVNFGDKEAYALPVKITSGNPASVQGRDNAILIIEKELEPIVTKVYRMGGYEASVSNAFGGSDISVEQWTLEAMVNRSRYNAANRSIGGTKSADGNPKNEIFTRFGDVTIDPNQLQIKTGASQIDIPKDKFAAKPDEWYSLAFTYDGKTTRVFVNGEEVAAREIRDGAYTLNGLWIGGANELIREVRFWKRAVPAKELKENYWKVLDPKKAEGLLFYYPLNGKKYDHDTGEITEDESKIWDWSPTKAHMNRPQSSRFDDNGGQNYIFYPPKK
- a CDS encoding SusC/RagA family TonB-linked outer membrane protein codes for the protein MINLLRKSGRAGTRWILLALLTQGFWTVSASEKIEATSTDILVQQQTKKVSGTVTDASGVPLPGVSVLVKGTSVGVATDFDGNFEINVPEDKTDLVFSYIGFKEQTIKVSKSQSGLKIVLQEEVMELEGTVVTALGIKRQEKALSYNVQQVKSDDLTKVKETNIVNSLNGKVAGVNIQRSSSGVGGATKVVMRGLKSLDGNNGVLYVIDGVPMFNRQKDGAGAFGRPAGGESIADLNPEDVESINVLTGPSAAALYGSEAANGVILINTKKGKEGKMEVNLSSSVELVTPTLLPDLQDTYGSVGQKSWGAKLDAPSGYNPAKFFNTGTNITNAVTLSTGTKQNQTFVSMAQTNSGGVIPNNDYYRYNVNVRNTSSFLNDKLHLDVSGSFIRQGNRNMISGGGYFNPLVALYLMPRSVDYRDVEIYERYNAERGIYEKYQPYPEQVGSYFSENPYWVVNRELFLFNKKRYMMSASLKYDILDWLNITGRVRLDNDYGVNEEKFYASTTNFLVGWATELGPHNKGRYSINNSKDEQTYADIMLNANKSFGEDFSLTANLGASYNDRYSTSVGGSGILINVPNLFSAANFASQHSGVGQSYGRNKNVAIFASAELGYKGMLYLSLTGRNDWSSQLVNSKEPSFFYPSVGLSGVITEMTKLPDFVDYLKVRGSYTEVGSPISKTGLTPGTITHSLNSSGLIANRVYPYPEFKAERTRSLEFGLNGKFFNNSLSLDLTLYKSNTFNQFFEQELSASSAYSKFYLQAGNVENRGVELALGFNKELAKDFNWSTSLTYSRNVNEIKELVRGYKNPFTGEIFDIKEVRKGGSILREGGSMADIVVKGVLLRDVNGDLIEEAAQFKFDTTQEIRLGRSTPDFQLGWKHSFAYKGFDLNVLFNGSFGGVVLSGTQPYLDAYGVSKISADARDAGGVWVNGKQYDTEKYYNTIQNLPGYYSYDATSVRLQEASLNYTLDGKVISDKIKRITFGIIGTNLWMIYNKAPFDPQLTFGVGTYASTELFMTPAMKTYGASLKIQF